One region of Rhodocaloribacter litoris genomic DNA includes:
- a CDS encoding MlaE family ABC transporter permease codes for MASLATFLLEPVSALGRYALLLWHAFGSLREFSIYRKNLADQMIRVGIDSIPIVALAAAFSGAVTTVQTAYQLVSPFIPRTIIGSIVVPSMILELGAVVTGFILAGRVGARIAAELGTMRVTEQIDALEAMGLNSVGYLIVPRVLAGVIMFPVLYVTACFVGITGGLFVGSLSGYVTTGEFIDGAREFFQPFDPIFGTIKSLVFGFLITSISCYKGYFTGGGAEGVGQSTTEAAVTSCVYILLADLVLAATLLS; via the coding sequence ATGGCATCGCTTGCGACGTTTTTGCTCGAACCGGTCTCGGCGCTGGGCCGGTATGCCCTGCTCCTGTGGCACGCCTTCGGCTCGTTGCGCGAGTTCAGCATTTACCGCAAGAACCTCGCCGATCAGATGATACGGGTCGGGATCGACTCGATCCCGATCGTGGCGCTGGCGGCGGCCTTCTCGGGTGCGGTGACCACCGTGCAGACGGCCTACCAGCTCGTCTCGCCCTTCATTCCCCGCACCATCATCGGCTCGATCGTCGTCCCGTCGATGATTCTGGAGCTGGGTGCGGTGGTGACGGGTTTCATTCTGGCCGGGCGGGTGGGCGCCCGCATCGCGGCGGAACTGGGTACGATGCGCGTCACCGAGCAGATCGACGCGCTCGAAGCGATGGGCCTCAACTCCGTCGGCTACCTGATCGTCCCGCGCGTGCTGGCCGGTGTCATCATGTTCCCCGTGCTCTACGTAACGGCCTGCTTCGTGGGCATCACCGGCGGCCTGTTCGTCGGCTCCCTCAGCGGCTACGTCACGACGGGCGAGTTCATCGACGGAGCCCGCGAGTTCTTCCAGCCCTTCGATCCGATCTTCGGCACGATCAAGTCGCTGGTCTTCGGTTTTCTGATCACGTCGATCTCCTGCTACAAGGGCTACTTCACCGGCGGCGGAGCCGAGGGGGTCGGGCAAAGCACCACCGAAGCGGCCGTCAC